A region of Rhodamnia argentea isolate NSW1041297 chromosome 9, ASM2092103v1, whole genome shotgun sequence DNA encodes the following proteins:
- the LOC115752934 gene encoding ras-related protein RABA1c isoform X2, producing MSMARSSRPRFGTLPVKKEGTLLVLLILKVWGLSHQKKMYRAITSAYYRGAVGALLVYDVTRHSTFENAERWLRELRDHTDPNVVVMLVGNKSDLRHLLAVSTEDGKSFAEREALFFMETSALEATNVENAFSEVLTQIYNIVNKKALESSEQANGSAVPSKGEKIDVGKDVSAIKSGGCCSS from the exons ATGTCGATGGCAAGGTCATCAAGGCCCAGATTTGGGACACTGCCGGTCAAGAAAG AGGGTACTCTCTTAGTCTTGCTGATTCTGAAAGTATGGGGGCTATCTCACCAAAAGAAGAT GTACCGCGCCATCACCAGCGCTTATTACCGGGGAGCTGTGGGCGCATTACTTGTGTACGATGTTACTCGTCACTCCACGTTTGAAAATGCAGAGAGATGGTTAAGGGAATTGAGGGATCACACAGACCCCAACGTTGTGGTCATGCTCGTCGGCAACAAGTCCGATCTCCGGCACCTCCTGGCAGTCTCAACAGAGGACGGGAAGTCATTTGCGGAGAGAGAGGCCCTCTTCTTCATGGAAACTTCCGCACTCGAGGCGACCAACGTGGAGAATGCTTTCTCTGAAGTCTTGACTCAGATTTACAACATTGTGAACAAGAAGGCCTTGGAATCAAGTGAGCAGGCAAATGGCTCTGCTGTGCCATCTAAGGGAGAGAAGATCGATGTTGGTAAGGATGTGTCAGCTATCAAGAGCGGTGGATGCTGCTCGAGCTAG
- the LOC115752934 gene encoding ras-related protein RABA1c isoform X1, translating into MAGYRAEDDYDYLFKVVLIGDSGVGKSNLLSRFTRNEFSLESKSTIGVEFATRSLNVDGKVIKAQIWDTAGQERYRAITSAYYRGAVGALLVYDVTRHSTFENAERWLRELRDHTDPNVVVMLVGNKSDLRHLLAVSTEDGKSFAEREALFFMETSALEATNVENAFSEVLTQIYNIVNKKALESSEQANGSAVPSKGEKIDVGKDVSAIKSGGCCSS; encoded by the exons ATGGCAGGGTACAGAGCAGAAGATGACTACGACTACCTCTTCAAGGTTGTTCTGATTGGCGACTCTGGCGTGGGCAAGTCCAACCTGCTCTCCAGATTCACCAGGAACGAGTTCAGCCTCGAGTCGAAGTCCACCATTGGAGTCGAGTTCGCCACCCGGAGCTTGAATGTCGATGGCAAGGTCATCAAGGCCCAGATTTGGGACACTGCCGGTCAAGAAAG GTACCGCGCCATCACCAGCGCTTATTACCGGGGAGCTGTGGGCGCATTACTTGTGTACGATGTTACTCGTCACTCCACGTTTGAAAATGCAGAGAGATGGTTAAGGGAATTGAGGGATCACACAGACCCCAACGTTGTGGTCATGCTCGTCGGCAACAAGTCCGATCTCCGGCACCTCCTGGCAGTCTCAACAGAGGACGGGAAGTCATTTGCGGAGAGAGAGGCCCTCTTCTTCATGGAAACTTCCGCACTCGAGGCGACCAACGTGGAGAATGCTTTCTCTGAAGTCTTGACTCAGATTTACAACATTGTGAACAAGAAGGCCTTGGAATCAAGTGAGCAGGCAAATGGCTCTGCTGTGCCATCTAAGGGAGAGAAGATCGATGTTGGTAAGGATGTGTCAGCTATCAAGAGCGGTGGATGCTGCTCGAGCTAG